The DNA region CCATaaacaaatttgaaaaaattGCTGCCATTTTCTTCATAGAGTGTTGGTGTAGTTAATTAAGTATTGTATTTGTACAAGAAGTCAACAATACAGGTGCCATAATAAACTAGTGCATGTACACCACGTacctatttattttatctttcttttctttctcggAATTGTCCATGAATTATCCACTAAATGAAGGTATAAAGCATCAACggtcagtcacaaaaaaaaaagcatcAACGGTCACTTCCCACTTTTTAATCTATCAAAAGATTTTAAAtaaatgaagaaatgaattagAAGATATGGGAATACAATCATATCAAATATCTTTCATGCTCTATAAATTCTTAAAAGCATCACAAGTAAAGAAGAGGGccaaaaattagaaaatatataaaagcaAAAGAACTTAAGAAGCGAATTTTTTTtactacataaaaaatatttcagcAGAGAATATcacagttaataaaaaaaataagttggaGAAGAAAAGTGATACTTCAAAAACTGAAGTAAAATAGACATGTTTAATATTAGGTATATTTTAAATTTCTGAACGCACTTCTTTTTTCTCATGTTATCatataatattcataaaaaaagTTCATCAGGTCACCCGTAAAAAAATTAGCTAATATATGTTTTAAGGatacatgataaatttattaataataaaaaattttaaatatttttatttaatgactacaaaataaatacattacaaatttaaatgagaaaataataaataggtCATTAACCTTTTAATTTGATCTGCGAATATTTAAGTTtttgagaatttgaaaatatatttaagtctctactcttttcaaaatttggaCATATCGATCTCTCATGTTCATTTGGGTCTGTCAtactcaacaaaaaattaaatatgacTCCCATTATACTGACTTAGTTGATACAAATGTACAcgctaaaaaaaaattttaatgagatAAATTAGACTCGAGAATCaatgtgtttaaatttttttaaaaagtcaaaaacttaaatatatttttaaattttcaaggaTTTAAATATCTGtggattaataaattaaagatcaatttatcattttttttcaaactttttatattttttataaaaaaatttttattttataattttaatatgtgcCTCTAGAATATATGATAGataagttctaaaaaaaattataccattcttatttttatatcaataaaaattatctttaatattttttttctttgctaatattttaaatagaatAAATTCAGACATACATATATATTTGAGTTATGTTGCAAGTATTTATGAATGAATAAGACAGAGAGTAATAAAAATCAAGAAAATGAATGTATATGAAGtaagaaaaataaaggagaagagTGTATATATCAACAGAAGTaaagataataaatatatttatggaatgtaaaaaaaaatatactgtGTGCAGCTACACAAATAAAAGGCAAatggtcaaattaatttttaaaaagttatttattttttaaattggtttttaaattcttttagttaaattcgtcttttaaaaattttaaattaattttattagtttttctatcatttttttattgatgatgtcaaaatttattaatgtaaCATATTAAGTACACTACAAAATATACTTAGaaattttaattaactattaatataaaaagtttatgaagttaaattaaatcaaaatctAATTGAAGAAAGAACTTTAAATATTGAAACCTCTTAATTTGAGATTGAtttaatctaatttcataaactaatcATATTAATAGTTAATTACAACTACTAGATATATATTGTGATATTATTTAACTTATGCTACATTAATAAATTCTGATATTATTAACCATCGAAGTGATAAAAAGATTAagatgactaatttaaaatttttaaaaaataaatttaattaaaaatattttttaaatatgatttttaaaaaacaaataatatttttaaaaactaattttacaaTTTACTTCAGGCACAAATTTAAAAAGATTGTTGCCATTCTCTTGATAGAGTGTTGGTGTAGTTAAGTATTGCACAACAATACAGGTGCCATAATAAACCAGTGCATGTAGACccgctatttttattttttctttcttttctttcttggatTCTCCGTCGTCAATTATTCTTCTTTACTTGTTCAAACTTCGACAGCATGCATTCCCCTTTTCAATATTTTTGTCAGTTCCCATAAATACATCTtcctataaattattattattattatttgtgatgGTACCTTGGAATCTGGGAGTACTTAAGAACAACGGATTTTGATGACATTTTGACccgtttgtatttttttattttttttttttgtgagttaacataaatgaataaaataattaaaaaaggggtcagaagtaaataaataacaagctccattttataattaaatttgctttaaattttttaagtttagtcattaatttaaaatttttaatttatgatttttcattctTTATAAATATTATGTTGTCTTGCACTAGAAAAATAATTTGTATTCTTATAGTTTTTACTATCTAATTTAGGGTGTAAtttggtttttaattttaatttaatttgattttgaatttttttaaagttcTAGTGTAAATGCCGAATTTTGTCTaacataatatttaaaaaaaaagtagttgATAATTTAGTTTGCACTTTTTTTCTGGGCGAAAAAAATTCAGTTCcatcaataaaaaaaaaggaaaacataaaaaaaaaagcagaagaaaaatagaagaagtcTAGCTAATATAGCCCAATATTCCTTAAGACCAAAATAAAGGCTCAAGATTTTTCATTGGACCAACAAAACATCCAATCAACAAACATGCATTGGCTGAGGCATGTGATGTAGTGAACTTAAGAAGCGAATATTTTTTACTACAAAAATATATTTCTGCAGAGAATATcacagttaataaaaaaataagttggaGAAGAAAAGTGATAGTTCAAAATCTGAAGCAAAATAGACATATTTAATATTAGGTATATTTTAAATTTCGGAacgcaattttttttcttttttcaattttttttattttatcatataatattcataaaaaaaatcatcaGTTCACccataaaaaaaagatttagttAATATATGTCTTATGGATATATGATaagtttattattaataaaaaaaattttaatatttttatttaatgactataaaataaatgcataaaaaatttaaatgagaaaaagataaataggttATTAATCTTTTGATTCGTAAacatttaagtttttgaaaatttgaaaatatatttaaatctctagcatttttttaaatttggacaTATCGATCGGTTATGTTCACTTTGGTCAACGAAAAAATTAAATGTGACTTCTATTTTACTCACCTGGTTAATATGAATATATATGTGagagaatttttaaaatgaaacaaATTAAATCTAGAGATTGTGTctagattttaatttaaaaatatttaaaacttaaatatatttttaaatgtttaagAATTTAAATGTCACATCAAAAAGTTAAAGATCGATttgtcattttttatattttcaataaaaaatttttattttataatcttaatatgtatttttagaaCGTAtgataaataaattctaaaaaagaTTATACTATTTTTGCttctatatcaataaaaattatatttaatatattttttcttttgttaatattttGAATAGAATAAATTCAGACCTGCATATATATTTGAATTGTGTTGCAAGTATTTATgaataaataagatataaaataataaaaacaaaaaaaaacaaatgtatgtaaagtaaaaaaaatgaaagagaatagtatatcaataaaaaagtaaaaataataaatatatttatgaaatgaaaaaaaaactattatataaattaaaattatataaaaaatataatttagtttttatagttattttttattatcttattattatttaaaatataaattctaattttttcaagtactatttaattttataaaaaaaaactataaatttaccatttttatcatataattcactGTAAAAGAAAGAGTATAATGTGCTgcacaaataaatttaaaaagattgttGCCATTCTTTTCATAGAGTGTTCGTGTAGTTAAAGTACTGCACAACAATACAGGTGCCATAATAAATTAGTGCACTAGACaacaaacttttttattttatctttctttttttatttaaaattattggtCAATTATTTTCTTGTGCagtgttattttatttatttcaacttTTAAAGTAtgcatgttttatttttaaattttttaatcagtTTTCAAGTTTCTATCATTAATATTATTTGTCATTtagtatataaattattattattattattattattattatttgtgaccGTACCTAGGATTACTATAAGAACAACGGATCTTGATGACATTTTGACccgtttgtttttttattttttgttttgtttttgtgtggtaacataaatgaataaaataattttaaaaagggtcAGAAGTTAATAAATAACAAGCTCCAGTTTATAATTTAACAATACATTTTTTCTACAATTTATTAGGGATATCACTgcgtttagtttagtttttatcataGATATATTATGTTCGTTCCAAAAAAAAAGTAAGTTTCTTAAATTTTTGCCCTTATTTGTTATTCTTGTGTAAATAATATCCTTTTATTGcaatttataaaaacaaaaaactaaaaaaataaatattaataaaatcataataatTGACATAATATACTCAAAAAAATAACGGTTTTAAATGAATGTATTAAGgatacattgaaattaaattttcgTCTTTTTTTAGgcataatcaaaattttaaatatctttaaaatatcaatttttttccaTAACAAAATTGATGGCGActgtattatttatattgtttattttttttgtcacatTTTCATCGTATGTGTAGTCCGTTTTGAGCACGTTGTAATATCTAACATATTATATTtgtactatttttaaatattcttaaTTTAATTATCTAACATTATATTTCTTAAACTAAgtttacaaaattaattatttctggCATCTCCTTCAACTTGTTAAATATCTCGGTTTTTAACAATTTTGTAAAGATATCTATGACTGTACTTAATTTTTAGTAAGAcaatattcaattaaaatttctttttcattcattaattgtttaattatgtgaaattaaatatcaatatGTTTCAATCTTCCATGAAACACAAGATTTTTAAAAAGTGCAATAACTAATTTGTTGCTATATATCCTTTTTACCTGTACTGTTTTCGTTGCTTAACTTATTGTtgctatatattttgtttttactgTAGAGAATGCTACTACTAATTATTTTTCGAAGACTATGAAATTACACCAAAATCAAGATGAAATGCAAAATTtgaagtattttttttgtttcaatatCTTCAACCCATTCACCCTTAGTGtaatcaacaaaatttatttcattagtattttcataaaaaataccATCATTTAAAGTACCTTTGATATATCAAAAAATCTTTTTTGCCGCTTGCAAATAGAGCCATCAAAATGGGTTAAACCTATCGGGCCAGCCTAATTATCCATTTAAATGGGTGTGGTTTGCCTCTAAAAATTAAGTTCGTTTAAATTTTAGGTTAAATGGGTCGAGCCCGATTAACTCGAAAATCTGACCCATCgactaaaaaaaatactatttgtttaaaatttttgaccTGAAAGTAATAttatttgtcaaaatatttttcaaaaaattaaataaaatgataaacgGATCAGCCCATTTAACTAATCGGGCTGACCATAAATTATATGggctaaaaaattttgactaatcaAATTTCTTATTCAAATTTACTTTAAATTCTTCAAATTTAGtccaacttaaaattttaaattcatgaTTATTCGTTTCTCATGAATGTTGTGTTGTCTTGCACTAGAAAAACAATTTGATTCTTATAGTTTCTACCACCTTCTAATTAGGATGCAACTTAGTTtctaatttcaattcaatttgattttaattttttttaatattatagtaTATTATTCTTAAATGttcttgatttaattatttagcaTCTTTGTCTGTCTTTCTCGATATTTTCATTAGTAATAATCTATTATCAAACACATTAAGACTTgatttgataaaaaatttttaaacactttattttatatttggtaaataaaaaagtttatatgAGTGTGTTTGTAACCTTTAAAAGTtatgagtattttttaaaatatttcaaaaaaaaattttaaaatttgtttatacttattaaaattaaaaaatttaatataacctcataaattaattaatatctaaatttaatttttacattaatattcattataatatttataaattttaaaatttattttatcaaatacactTATTATtacttatgtttattaaaaaatatttttaatttattaaatataaatattataatttttaaaaaactatatataaaaattaatttttataatctacatttataaaataaaaattttattaaactaaGCCAAACTTAACTCAATTGGTTATTAGTATTCACCTTTTATTTTATGTACTAACATTTATCAATTATCATACCACTTCATTATGCctctattttgtttttttttttcatatacacCTTCTCCTTTTGTTTAATTTGTCTAATAGTGTTTCATATTaccattttgaaaatatttgataaaaaaaataaattacaagataaattctaactattttttttgtttgttcagTAGTACCATTATCCATTATCGTTATATAACTCTGCAATCAATTATGAATGAATCTATACCTTAACTTGATCCTTTCAATTTATTAaactatattaaatatatattaaaattatctaaaaatatataatacataaaataaattaaaatatatataactaattttagtacccacttgttatttttgtaatttaattatTATCCTAAAATAAAGTTATTTAACCAGCAGCGGTGTGAAGACTGTGAACCTCAATAACAGTCAAATCCATTCATCATTCGTTGTTATGGCTTCCTCTAACTATCAACAAAACGACCATTCTCCTTCTAATTCTCCTGTGATCCGTTTCTTCAAGGTTATCCTCGGAAAAACTCTTCAAGATGAAAACTTTGTAAGCATTTCTCGTCgtttccatctcctcttttttcttttaaactgTGTATCTTTTGAGATATTATTAAGTTCAATAATAGTTTCTCTCTTTATTCCCCtgcatatgatttttttttataaacacttTTCTCGTAGAATAACACACATGCATGGCTTCTTAGCTGCAAAGATAGTAATAGTAAGCTCTTTAAAATTAATAGTGTTACTGTTCATCGCTTCTTGTTATCTAGATAATTTTTCATTAGCAATAATGTAggcttaattataattaattttgcagtagaaatagataaaaaatacaTAAGATGAAATGAAAAcctaaaaatatatttgttaagtggttACATCTTATGTACTCCTGATTATTCTTACTACAAAAGTAATTATAATTAAATCTACATTATTGTTAATGAAAAATAATCAGGTAACACTTTCACTAATCATTTTTCATTGTGCATATGTTCGGATTCTTATCATTACTGATTTGGTCACTACTAATTTTCATGTTGCAAAATAGTCCTTTGAGATTTGAAATTAGTCTCTCCTTTAAAATAGGTGAAAAATTAATCTTCACCTACATACAAAATTTAGGACTAACATGCTTGGACTATTTTATTGCACTATTTATAATTATCGGTGAAGGATGAATTGAGGATTTAATGTAACTATATGATGGCTtgacatatttgattaaattatttaacataataCATGTCAACATCTTGGTGAAGATATAGTAATGTATATCACCTTATTGTTAATATCGTTATTAACATCATATTCATAACATTGCAGAAGTTACCAAAAAAGTTCACTAGAAAATATGGTTCTGACCTATCAAACCCATTGTATCTTAAGCCTCCAGATGGTAGTGAATGGAGAGTAGATTGGATCATTCATGATGGTGGAATTTTGTTTAAAGAAGGTTGGAAAGAGTTTGTTGCATATTACTCTCTTGATGATGGCTATGTGTTACGGTTTGAGTATAATATTGGAACTTCTCACATTGAAGTACAAATATCTGACATGAGTGGCCTCCAAATAAAGTATCCTGTCAATGATCAGATCAAAGAACACCCGCCACAACACAGGGGCCAGCCGGTGGAAGGGCCAAAAGAACAACAAACTAGAGATGTGGATAGCAGTCCCAACACTCAAAACATAAGACTTAACGAGGTACGGCAGAAGAAAATATTGAATGAACCAGTGCTAGGAGTCCGGGGCCAACCGAGGAAAAAACTGAGAACACCAGTGTCATCTGCTTCTAAAGGTAGACAGTTGGAAAATGACACACAAATCAGGGAAggtattaaatttgaaaagaaaaaccaTAAGATACCAGTGTCTATCAATCAAGATTCTAATGGTATGTGTCTCACGATTGGATCATCCTTTTCTTTTGTGGATTCAACCGTTATTACTTGCAACTACTTTTTGTATATTATGGTGGTAGCTTCTGATTCTTTGTTTACCATGTACAAggcaaaagaaatagaaaaagaaaagattctGAATCTTCTGTTAGTCCCTGTCTTGCAAGACATGAATCTCTGAAAGAAGCTAAGAAGTTCAAGTGGGAAAAGCCCTCTTTCATCATCAAGATAAAGCAACTGTCTCAAACGAGAGCACCACGTGTAAGTATAATTTAATACATATATCCGTgttgaaaattatatatcatgtGAACCTCCATGTGCTATCATTCTTTCAAACTTTGTCTTATTTCTAACGATAATGACATAAATATGATGTGCTGCAGTACTTTTCAACTAAATTCTTCAGGAAGTATTTTGTAAATAATCCACAAAATGCTAATATAAGGTTTGGAAAGAAGTTGTTCCCTGTTAAGTTGATCTATAGGCCATCATCATGTGATGCCTTTATGTCTGCTGGTTGGAACTTTTTTGCTCGAGCTAGTAAATTACAAGCCGGAGATGTTTGTTTGTTTAAGCTCGTCAATAGAAAAGATCCAGTGCTTGATGTTCATATTTGTCGTCGACAACGCCGCGGTAAGGCAATTGTTTAGAAATTTTTAAGCTTTGTTATTCTGTACAAAAATTAAGATATCAGTCCAACATTGAAAACGTAATTAACTTTAATAATGGAATAGAATTTAGCATTAtcctcattaaaaaaaatatataaaaaattaattgatcttATGTTTGACTTGGAGTACATTTTacaaatctttaaatttttcctTCCTCTAAATATTTATAGCAGTAGAATCCCAATCTCAAGAGAATTATTGTTAGTTCTGGCTGAGAATGCAATTAGCTTATAACTGCAGCAACTATATAGTTGGTCTTTAATGTAATCACAATTTGTTATATAAACTAATCTTATGATAAAATTTTTGTTGGTCTCCAACCCTATAGATATAGCTTGTAAACTCTCCATAAGTAAGATTCatgctaattttttttacaatctgTTATGATATTAGAGTCACTTTCCAAATCAGTGACTCATGAGATTCAGCTCCTGAAAGAAGTTAAGGAGCTCAATTCACAGAATCCCTCTTTCATGGTCAAGATAAAAGACAGTGATCCAAGAAGATCAAGGCCTGTAAGTTTATTTCTTATCTGTGACAAAACATAATATGCCATACAAACTTTTTGAGTGCTAGTTTATACTTAATTTCACAAATTGTAAGTTTATAACTATTTTTAACCATAGCGATTCAAAAATGAAATGTGGTGCAGAACTTATCAGCTATCTTCtacagaaaatattttaaaaagaatcaGCAGAATGTGAAGTTACAGTTCGGAAAGGAGTTGTGGCCTGTTACGATAATCTACAATCCATCGTCAAGAAACACCTTTATTTCTGCTGGTTGGAGCTCTTTTGCTAGAGCAAATAAATTAGAAGCTGGAGATGTTTGTGTTTTTGAGCTCATCAATAAAAAAGATCTGTTTAATGTTCATGTCTGTAGAGTCCAATG from Arachis hypogaea cultivar Tifrunner chromosome 10, arahy.Tifrunner.gnm2.J5K5, whole genome shotgun sequence includes:
- the LOC112716816 gene encoding B3 domain-containing transcription factor VRN1 — its product is MASSNYQQNDHSPSNSPVIRFFKVILGKTLQDENFKLPKKFTRKYGSDLSNPLYLKPPDGSEWRVDWIIHDGGILFKEGWKEFVAYYSLDDGYVLRFEYNIGTSHIEVQISDMSGLQIKYPVNDQIKEHPPQHRGQPVEGPKEQQTRDVDSSPNTQNIRLNEVRQKKILNEPVLGVRGQPRKKLRTPVSSASKGRQLENDTQIREGIKFEKKNHKIPVSINQDSNGKRNRKRKDSESSVSPCLARHESLKEAKKFKWEKPSFIIKIKQLSQTRAPRYFSTKFFRKYFVNNPQNANIRFGKKLFPVKLIYRPSSCDAFMSAGWNFFARASKLQAGDVCLFKLVNRKDPVLDVHICRRQRRESLSKSVTHEIQLLKEVKELNSQNPSFMVKIKDSDPRRSRPNLSAIFYRKYFKKNQQNVKLQFGKELWPVTIIYNPSSRNTFISAGWSSFARANKLEAGDVCVFELINKKDLFNVHVCRVQC